The following proteins are encoded in a genomic region of Bacteroidota bacterium:
- a CDS encoding c-type cytochrome, with protein sequence MKKIILRIVAVLGVIIIGLVVFIFASWDKKFDAPFPDIKASKDSAVIARGRYLAFGPAHCGTCHVPMEKYKDVENGEQIPLSGGWELSIPPGTFRAPNLTPDMETGIGKFSDGEIARALRHSVKHDGSIMFPFMPFQDISDDDLTAIVSFLKSQPAVKNELKKSELTFLGKAIMAFGGITPTPPMGTPPKSVVIDTSKEYGSYLANSVANCVGCHTERDLKTGKFTGRPFAGGLRLPPDPYSEGYSFMTPNITPDKETSIMAAWDEQGFVDRFKTGGRIRKGSPMPWGAFSRMNEMDIRAIYRYIHTVDAVNNKISKVVFAPGEKFPD encoded by the coding sequence ATGAAAAAAATTATTCTTAGAATTGTTGCAGTATTAGGCGTTATAATCATTGGATTGGTCGTCTTTATTTTTGCATCGTGGGACAAAAAATTTGATGCCCCATTTCCTGATATTAAAGCCAGTAAAGACTCTGCAGTAATTGCACGAGGTCGCTATTTAGCTTTTGGTCCTGCCCATTGTGGAACCTGCCATGTGCCCATGGAAAAATATAAGGATGTAGAAAATGGCGAACAAATACCATTGAGCGGCGGCTGGGAGTTGTCTATTCCCCCGGGAACTTTTAGAGCACCTAATCTCACACCCGATATGGAAACTGGGATAGGCAAATTTAGTGATGGCGAGATTGCCCGTGCTTTGCGTCACTCGGTTAAACATGATGGTAGTATTATGTTTCCATTTATGCCTTTTCAAGATATAAGCGATGATGACCTCACCGCAATAGTTTCGTTTTTGAAATCGCAGCCCGCTGTGAAAAATGAATTGAAAAAAAGTGAACTTACGTTTTTAGGGAAAGCAATAATGGCTTTTGGAGGAATAACACCCACGCCCCCAATGGGTACACCACCTAAATCGGTAGTAATAGATACGAGCAAAGAATACGGTTCATACCTAGCCAACAGTGTGGCTAACTGCGTAGGATGCCATACTGAGCGAGATTTAAAGACAGGTAAATTTACAGGCCGTCCATTTGCGGGTGGTTTGCGTTTACCTCCAGATCCATACTCTGAAGGTTATTCATTTATGACCCCAAATATTACACCTGATAAAGAAACGAGTATTATGGCAGCTTGGGACGAACAGGGTTTTGTTGATAGGTTCAAAACGGGAGGACGCATTCGCAAAGGATCGCCCATGCCTTGGGGTGCTTTTTCCAGAATGAACGAAATGGATATAAGAGCTATATATCGTTATATCCATACAGTAGATGCAGTTAATAATAAAATATCGAAGGTTGTTTTTGCACCTGGAGAGAAATTCCCTGACTAG